The genomic segment CTTCCCTTTTAGGAAAGCTTTCCTGACGGCGGAGGCCAATTCATCCTTGGTAATTTCCTTGCCGTCAAGGTATTTATTAAGAAGCTGGTCATCGACTTCGACCGAGGCTTCTATCATTTTATCCCTATACTGTTTAGAATCCGCGCTCAGTTTATCCGGTTCGGCATCCATGACATTAATCGTTTCCTTCAACGCGGAGCCGGTGGCATTGGGGAGTATGACCGGGATGCAATTTTCCCCGAACGTTTCCCTAACAGATGCAAACACATCCTGAAGTTTCAGGTTTTCCATGTCAATCTTGTTAATGACAATGGCGCAGGGAAGGTTATAGTGCTTTATTTTATCCCACATCTTGCGGGTATTAATCATGATGCCGGAAGAGGCGTTGATAAAAAGGACGGCGCTATCCGCCGCGCACAGAGCCGAGATTGCCTCTGCCACGAAATCAGGATAACCGGGTGCATCAAAGATATTGAACAAACAATCTTTTGCCGAGGCATGAACGATGGCGCAATCTATGGAGTTTTTGCGTTCTTTTTCATCCGGTTCGGCATCGCAAACCGATGACCCGCTTTCAACTTCGCCTAAGCGGTTGGTGGCTCCGGTCTTAAATAGAATCTGTTCGGTAAAAGATGTTTTACCCGAATCTCCATGCCCGACAAACGCAATATTCCTGAAGTTAGCCATCTCTCAAAGTTGCCTTACTTTATAAGAATTACCAATTCAACCCGGCGGTTTTTATCGCGACCGGCTGCGGTCTTGTTATCGGCAACCGGATTAGCCGCGCCCAGCCCGCGTGATTCGACGTTGTTCTTATCGAAACCGCATTCATTCACCAGGAAATTAGCCACGTATTTGGCGCGGGCGGTTGAAAGCTCCTCGTTATTTTTATATTTATCCTTGTGCTTGACTATCGGCTCGTTATCGGTATATCCATCCACCCTTAAGGGGCAAATCGGAATTTCCGCGAGTATCGCCAGGGCGGTTTTCTTTACCAGGGCTTTGCCATCCTTGGAGAGCGTTTCCGCGCCCGGGTCAAACACGTTTGAAACCACCACGGCGGGAGAACCATCGCGGATAACCACTTCCAAACCCTTTTCCTTGAGCTTGTTTGTCAAAGGAGTCAAATCCTTCTGGCTTGGAATCAGGGATGAATAATCACTCTTGTCACGTATCTGCTGGTATAATTTCTCATTATGCTTGTGGAGAGTATCTACCTCTTGCATAAGGCCGTCATTTTCCCTCTTCAAGCGGTTGACTTCCATCTTCAACATTTCGTTTTCCTTCCGATACTGCATACCGGAAACGCAGCCAACCATAACCAGGCCGCATACAAAAACCAGGGCCAAACCAATTATCCTCAATTGGCTTTTCATATTATTTCCTCCTTTTTTAAAAGTCATATTATTATATTATTAGTTTTTAATGTGTCAAGAGGTTTCTGATAAATTCCGGATATGTTTGGGTGGCAAATATGATAATCTCGGATTTAAAGAAAATCATGGCCAAAGCGCCCAGGGCAAGATATGGCCCAAAGGCAAGGTAATGGTCCTTGGTCACTATCCAGGAAATAACGCCGACCACCGCACCGAAAAGGCACCCCAGGAAGAAAACATACAATACCGCCTCCCACCCCATGAAACCACCCAGCATGGCCATCAGTTTTACGTCGCCCAAGCCCATGGCTTCCTTGCGGAATATTATCTTGCCGAATACCCCTACCAGATAAACCACCAATCCGCCCGCAACCACGCCAAAAAGCGAAGCTGAAAGAGCCATTAGAACAGTGTTTCCCTGGCTGAGCACCAGCGAAGTCCCCGGAGTGGCAACGGAGGTGGGGCTGAAGAACCAGAGCGGAGCCATTGTCGAAGGAAATACGGCGCTTACTATCAGGGCAATAACAATACCGGAAATGCTTATTTCATCCGGGATTATCCTGAACTCGAAATCTATGAAAGTAATGACAATCAAAGCGGCGACGAGGTAAATGCTTATCAGGAATCCGACTATCGTGTTGCGGGTTATGGTATCGACCCCGCTAAAATGATGGGCAAAGGCAAAGGTGAAAAGGAGCGCCGTCAGAAGCTCAACCAGCGGGTAGCGCAAACTGATGGGGTTTTTGCAATGGCGGCACTTGCCCAGTAAAAATATGTAGCTGAATAAGGGAATATTATCAAACCAGCGGATAGGACGTTCGCATTTCGGGCAATGTGAAGAAGGCTTTATAAGCGACATGCCGGCGCGGGGCAAGCGGTAGATGCAAACATTGAGAAAACTGCCGAAGACCAGCCCGAAAACGAATACGACTGCCAGATAGAATTCACTTATCACGGAGAAATCTCCGGTTGCAGGGACAAACAGGCATGAATATTATAAGGCGCCCTGCGCCAGGGAAAGCCCGAGAGCCGCCAACCGTTGTTTTATTTCCTTAACGGAAATCTGCCCGAGATTTTTGGTGTCCAAGAGTTCGCGCTCGCTCTTGCTGACCAGATCACGCAGGGTATATATTTTAAGCCGTCCGAAACACGAGCGGATACGGGCAGACCATTCCATATCAAAGATTGATTTGTTGAGCATATCCGGCTTTTTATTGGGTTCTTCGATAATCGGCAATGCGACGGTGGCCGGCTGTCCGGGTACAACTCCGGGCTGGGCAAAGGTCAGTCCCTTACGCGCCATGATTTCTCTCAATTCATTAAGAGAGGTCATCCCGAAATTATCGCATTTCAAAAGTTCATCTTCCGTCTTTACCGCCAGGTCGCCAAGTATCTTTATGCCGAGATCTTCCAGGCAGGCACGGCTACGGATAGACATCGGGAAATCGGTTATCGGAATAGACATGATATTTTTCAGGTGTTGTTCCCGGCGTTTCAGCTCGTCATTATAATACATATTCTGAGCAGCTTTGGCGTCTTTCAAATAAAGAGATGCCTTGGGATGGACCGGGCTATATTCCAAGACGCTTTCGTAACAAGAGATGGCTTTATCGAACTCGCTTTTATCCTCATACATTATCCCGAGGTTTATAAGCGCGTTAAAATAGGTCGGGCGCTGGTCGCACAGTTTCTCATACAATTTAATCGCCTGTTCGTCTTTCCCCTGCAAGTCCGCCCGGTAAGCCATCCGGAAAAGGGTTTCTGAATGCTCCGGCTCCAGCCTTAAGGCATGCTGGTATTCAGCATCCGCCTTTTTATATTCGCCGAGATATTCGAAACACCATCCCGTATAGCAGTAAATATCGGCTTCGGAGCGGTGGTCTTTCTTGGCGTTTTCGAGGATTTTGAACGCCTCCTCAATTTCGCCGCGCCTTATCAATGCCGAAACCATGGGGCAAATAAAATAAAGTTTGTTCGGCTCGTCTTTGTATAACTTCTTCAAAAGCTCATAGGCTTTTTCCGGTTTATCCGTTTCCTGGTATGATAAACCCAGGAAATAATTGGTCAGGTGGCTCGAACGCGCCGCTTCCAATAGCGGGACGGCTTTATCATGGCGGTTGAGCATCCAATAAACAATCCCTATCCTGGTATTGTATGACTCGCTGTCTTTTTTATCCAGATATTCATTCAATACCTTTTCCATGTTGTGGCGTAATTTAATATGATGAACGATGTTTTCCTTAAGTTCCAGGATTTCCGGGATATCCAGTTCTGATTTGGAAAAAATGAACTTAACGTCGATATCCGGTTCTTTCACTGCTTTTGCCATTTTAATATCTCCTATGAACTAATAATTTATAATAGCAGGTGTGGTGATAAAACTAATCCACCTTCAAAGTAACCACCGTGCCGACCTGCATCAAATCCCCCCAAGCCTGTGCCACGGCGCGCTTGGGATTCCCCGGAACCTGGTGGCCGGTAGCTTCATGGCGCAACTGCCAGAAAAGGTCGCATATTTTCATGAGTCCCGCGGCGGCAATCGGGTTTCCCACACCAAGCAAACCGCCCGAAGGACAAACCGGCAAATCGCCGTTTATCTGGGTAACGCCGGAAGCGGTCATCTTGGCCGCCTCGCCTTTTTTGCATAATTGAAGTCCTTCTAAATGATGCAATTCCTTATAGGCAAATGGGTCGTAAGGCTCGGCAATATTTATTTCCTTGCGCGGCTCGGTAATACCGGCCATTTTATAAGCCATCCGCGCGGCCGCTTCCACGTAACGCGGATAATATAAGTCACGGTTGGTCCAGTAAGAGCTGTCCAAACTCCAGCCGACACCGTCTATCCAGACCGGTTTTTTGGTAAGCTTCTTGGCTTTTTCCTCGGACATGAGAACCACCGCGGAGGCGCCGTCGGTAACCGGGCTGACCATTAACCGGTGAACAGGCCAGGCCAATACCTCCGAAGATAAAATATTCTTAACGGTCAAATCCTCGCCCAGCATGGCGTAAGGATTGCCAAGCGCGTTCTTTTTATTCTTTACGGCAACCGCAGCCACTTCTTCCAGTGAAATGCCGTGGGTGGTAATATAACGGTTCATCTCCAGCGCGAAAATCCAGATGAGGTTTGGTCCCAGTGGGCGCTCGGTAGTATGGTCGAAAATGCTGATGAAGGCGCTTTGCGGATGCGGCCGGCAGGGAGACATCTTTTCCTCGCAGACAACCAGGCAGCTGTCGAACATTCCGGAAGCTACGTGATACCAGCCGTGAATCGGCGCGAAGACGCCTGTCCCTCCGCCCACATAAGAACGCATATAGGGCTTACGGTAACCGCCGCTGGCATCGGAAAGATATTCGCCGTTCATATGGACGCCGTCGAAGGCATCCGGCGCGGTGCCGTGCACCACGCAATCTATATCATCAAGCGAGAGTTTGCAGGAATCCAGTGCCGCCTTGGCTGCCTGGTGCGCCAATTCCTTGGGCGTTTCCAAAGCGCGCCGGACGAACTTGGTCATTCCCGCTCCGACAATAGCAACTTTACGCATAATTATTTCTCTAAAACAACCGCGGCTCCGGTGGTCGTCGGCAATCCTCTCCAGGCAAAAGCCAATCCCTTTTTGGCATTCTTTACCTGGCGGCGTCCCGCCTCTCCCCGCAATTGCTTCACAATCTCCACTGCTTTATAAAGGCCGCTTGCTTCGAGCATATTACCGGTTCCAAGCGAGCCGCCCGAAGGATTCACCGGAATATCACCCTCAAAAGAAGTAGCGCCGGCTGAAACCAATTTTCCGGCTTCGCCTCTTTTGCAAAGGCCGATTGACTCCATATGCTGAAGTTCCTTATAAGCAAAGGTATCATCTATCTCGAAAACATCTATTTCATCGGCAGGCTTTTTTATATTAGCCTGTTTATAAGCCCTCTGGCAGGCATCCCTGGCGTAAACCGCCTCGACCCAGTCATGCGTTTCCAGCCATGATGTCTCGGTTATCCAGCCCAATCCTTTAATCCAGACTGGGGGAGCGGAAAGCTTGAGCGATTTTACTTTCTCTTCGGAAGCCAGGACCAGAACGATGGCGACATCCGAATACCCGCTTATCTGCAATCCGGTCAGCGGCTCCGCCACTTTGGGAGAATTCAGGACGTCCTGACGGGAAATCAGCGCGCCGTAAGCGCCGCCCGGATTATAAAGAGCGTTAGCCATATTTTTCACCACGACATCAGCACAGTTGTCAAGCGTATTACCGCTTTCGGATAAATAACGTTTCATTTCCAATCCGGCTAAAGTGCAGGGCATGATATTAAGCGGGCGGTGGAATATCGGGTCCATAGCGAATTCCAGGACATTGTCGTGGTTAACGATATTGGATGCCTTGGAATGCGCCTCAACGACCGCGGTATCAAAAAGGCCGGTCATGATTTGCATATAAGCCGCGGCCAGCCCCTGGAGCCCGTCTCCGGAAATGGTGTGGACAGGTTTTAAAGGAGCGCCCAACTGGTCGGGCACGTATTCATCAAAGATGCTTACTCCCTCGTTAAAATCCTCGGAGCAGGCGGTAAAACATCCTATATCCTTAGGAGACATTCCCGCCTCGTTATAAGCCCTGACCGCTGCCGCAAATGTCATCTCGCGGTAAGAAGCCTCCGGGGTTGCGATGCGGGGAATGGTATAACCAACGCCGATAATAGCAACACGTTTTTCGGTGGTCATAGTAGCCTGAGAAGATACCAAAAAA from the Planctomycetota bacterium genome contains:
- a CDS encoding thiolase domain-containing protein — its product is MRKVAIVGAGMTKFVRRALETPKELAHQAAKAALDSCKLSLDDIDCVVHGTAPDAFDGVHMNGEYLSDASGGYRKPYMRSYVGGGTGVFAPIHGWYHVASGMFDSCLVVCEEKMSPCRPHPQSAFISIFDHTTERPLGPNLIWIFALEMNRYITTHGISLEEVAAVAVKNKKNALGNPYAMLGEDLTVKNILSSEVLAWPVHRLMVSPVTDGASAVVLMSEEKAKKLTKKPVWIDGVGWSLDSSYWTNRDLYYPRYVEAAARMAYKMAGITEPRKEINIAEPYDPFAYKELHHLEGLQLCKKGEAAKMTASGVTQINGDLPVCPSGGLLGVGNPIAAAGLMKICDLFWQLRHEATGHQVPGNPKRAVAQAWGDLMQVGTVVTLKVD
- a CDS encoding tetratricopeptide repeat protein, whose protein sequence is MAKAVKEPDIDVKFIFSKSELDIPEILELKENIVHHIKLRHNMEKVLNEYLDKKDSESYNTRIGIVYWMLNRHDKAVPLLEAARSSHLTNYFLGLSYQETDKPEKAYELLKKLYKDEPNKLYFICPMVSALIRRGEIEEAFKILENAKKDHRSEADIYCYTGWCFEYLGEYKKADAEYQHALRLEPEHSETLFRMAYRADLQGKDEQAIKLYEKLCDQRPTYFNALINLGIMYEDKSEFDKAISCYESVLEYSPVHPKASLYLKDAKAAQNMYYNDELKRREQHLKNIMSIPITDFPMSIRSRACLEDLGIKILGDLAVKTEDELLKCDNFGMTSLNELREIMARKGLTFAQPGVVPGQPATVALPIIEEPNKKPDMLNKSIFDMEWSARIRSCFGRLKIYTLRDLVSKSERELLDTKNLGQISVKEIKQRLAALGLSLAQGAL
- a CDS encoding OmpA family protein — its product is MKSQLRIIGLALVFVCGLVMVGCVSGMQYRKENEMLKMEVNRLKRENDGLMQEVDTLHKHNEKLYQQIRDKSDYSSLIPSQKDLTPLTNKLKEKGLEVVIRDGSPAVVVSNVFDPGAETLSKDGKALVKKTALAILAEIPICPLRVDGYTDNEPIVKHKDKYKNNEELSTARAKYVANFLVNECGFDKNNVESRGLGAANPVADNKTAAGRDKNRRVELVILIK
- a CDS encoding acetyl-CoA acetyltransferase translates to MTTEKRVAIIGVGYTIPRIATPEASYREMTFAAAVRAYNEAGMSPKDIGCFTACSEDFNEGVSIFDEYVPDQLGAPLKPVHTISGDGLQGLAAAYMQIMTGLFDTAVVEAHSKASNIVNHDNVLEFAMDPIFHRPLNIMPCTLAGLEMKRYLSESGNTLDNCADVVVKNMANALYNPGGAYGALISRQDVLNSPKVAEPLTGLQISGYSDVAIVLVLASEEKVKSLKLSAPPVWIKGLGWITETSWLETHDWVEAVYARDACQRAYKQANIKKPADEIDVFEIDDTFAYKELQHMESIGLCKRGEAGKLVSAGATSFEGDIPVNPSGGSLGTGNMLEASGLYKAVEIVKQLRGEAGRRQVKNAKKGLAFAWRGLPTTTGAAVVLEK